GGTACATGATATCAACTTTCAACCACAACATCATTTGGAAATCAAGATTACCTTTATTCAAATGGAAGTCAATTTGGTGGCTGAATGGATAGCAAAACATTGCACctcttttagttatttttattgtgTTTCTCATCGTTTTTTTACCTTGGATTTTATTGTGTAATGATtctttttaagttaattatagtactccttattaaaaaaaaaaaaagatagtaTTATAGTGGGAAAATGagtgttaaaagttaaaatggGTAAGAATATCATGTagtagagaaaaaaatatgacatcttaaattatattttaaaacatttgtaAAGATAactctaaataatataatgtatATTACCACAAACATGGTTTGGAAACATTGTcttcataaacaaaatattattcaagGACACAACAATATCATAAAATCACATATTTTGAATATTCTCTTTAATCTTTGccttatttttatatcataaaatCAATGTTTTCCCATTATTTAggtttcatatattattttagttgtttataatgtataaataacAATGGGACTTCTCACTTTATGTGTGACGTCTACCCATGACAAAGAAGCACTAACAATTGTCGATGGAGGAATTATTCCCTCAACGGTCACCGTGAATGATTGAGTTTGTCCGACACCCGTGAAAGAGATTGTATCGGGGAAAACATGTATTTTCAATTTCTCTGAAGAATCAATTTTGACATTGTAAGTAGTCGATGTCAAGCCCACGTTTGTAACTTTCCTAAGAAATGTGACCTTAAAACTTTTCAACGGAAGGGTAAGGAAGCAAAATGAAGGCATATTAAGATTCCAGTCATATTGTTTCACAAACTCGGTGCATGTGCTATTGTCACCCGTAAGATAGTGCATTTGTTGATTGGTATATCCTAGACTGCACAAGAACTGTATATAATCCTCTTTATTGGCATCATATACAAGTCCAGGATCGATCGCCGCTATAGGATTTATGAGTCCTGCTCCATAACCAAATTCTTTTTCTAGAGTTTTCATTGCACTCATGGTGAATGCTGCCAAGACAATTTTgtagagaaaaatataaataatatttaagaaattgaaTAGAATAAGTGAGTTATACGTTAAATAAATACCAGTTGTCATAAGAGCCGATTTTATAGCTGATGGAGACCACGATGGATTAAAAGATTTGACATATGCAGCCGCGGCACTAACATGTGGGCATGCCATTGATGTGCCCGATTGGATTGAATAAGGAACTCTTCTTCTATCAATTTTTAGATTCGTAGGAGAATTCGCAAGTGTCCACGCTGCCAATATATTATCACCAGGTGCAGACAAATCCGGCTacaataagagaaataaaattttgtataatttattttatcttgtaTACATTATTAATGTCAAACTTCtaatcttcatttttgtttaaGAAACCCACAAGTAAGGAAATCTCTATCTTAAGAAAATCACAACAAAGGAATCTCAAACTAATAGACCAATAACATTAATCtttttttggttaatttattatatagataaaattcCTGTTGTAATTGAGGTtggtcaaaattattttcacaaaaatgaGACACCATCTTTTAATCAATGAGGATAACTTATACAACCTTTAGGATGCCAAATGTTAAAGTATTTGGTCCCCTAGACGAGTCAGGTGAAATATATGGTGCAAACTCATCAACAATTTCATAGCTCTTCATGATGTTTGCAGTTGCTTTTCTATTTCACaccaaaaaaagataaaaaaaaaaaaaaatcaaagagtaaattaaaatccccaaaaaattagaattcttcaatatattttctCGGATTTGtctttattaaattcaaacataagCTTCATGTTTCTATATATTATACCTTGTTCTATTAATATAGTTCAAGATTTGTCTTCCATCCTCATAGCCAACCAAAGTTGTAGGAAGGGAATAAATATTAGCAGTTATTGAAGATATATTTTCTCGGATCAATACCATACCAACTGCTCCAGCCAAAAGAGCTGCTTCTCCTGTATGTAATTCGTCATAAACTATAATTTTACCCTTTACCAACCGTGGATTAAGTGATTTTGAACGGCAGAACCTGCAAGGGTAAGCAATATGAGTATAAAACCTTAAGAGCAAAGAAAAATGGCTTTGATTTAACAACTTTGAAGCCTATggtataaatgaaaaaataaattactttatatAATGCTACAATATTTGCATAAACTTTAAAAGaatcaaaatgaaaattatatttaaaatgtaaacaatctattcatttatttaatttttaatttaggacGTAGTGTAACTAACATTAATAGTCATTATTTTAACCTAATGAGTTCACTATAAAATCGATGCATGTGTTTTAGTCttataaataagaattttaacCTTTAAACTATCCCAATGAGTTACAACTATctatattagttttatattatatattaatttttatttttatggttGACAAgagattaatgaaataaaatatttgatttactaAGGAGAGAATTCTTAATTAAACTtctttctatataaaaaaaaagtaaataacttTGTTCAGCTATTAATCcatcaaaacattaaaaaacGTCAAATTGAGCATATttgttaaaacaattttttttttaaattaaatcaaaatcattaatatttgatataataaagTTGATCATAAAGAGAATTAACTTTATGAGTTAattactttctttttttaaccGTCTTcatcaggggcggagccaagtacaagtcggcccgggctgtagcccgggtaGTCCCAAACAGACTATATGTATTtaatcaataacgacggtacaTTACCGTTGTTATTGGTTATTTCCCGTCGCTAAAAGATATTGGCGACAAaactagcccggatagatttttttaataaaaaattagcccggaTAGGTTTCAAATTTTGACCCCGCCCATGGTCTTCATGACTTTAACACATTATATTTCAtctaatttaatcatattatctctatcaaattaaaacaaaattaatttgatttattatttaaaatatttttttaaaagagaatgTAAtagttacaaaatataattagtttctaaataacaatattatttaaaagaaaaactcatggaactaaataataaatgtcATATAAATAAGCTAACAAATATATGCTTATCTATTATAACATCATTGTATTAGGATgttttataatagtttttttttaaaagagataaaagagAGAATATTTTGCAGTACCTAAAACTAGGAAGACAGAAGCCTCTCCTTTTCACATTAGCAGCATGCACTATAGGAAAGAAACCATTAGGATCAAAAGTGTTCACTGAAATTCCCTGCATTAGAGAAATGAATAAACAATTGAATGactaaaaaatacattatatccAGACTTTgctaaaaaatacattatatccAGACTCACCTCTAATGTTGTACCATCACCCAACTTCAGATTGGTAATAAATTTACGATCAGTCCTGCTTGCTGCAACTGTAAGTGCCCATGGAGAAATATTACCTATAGTTCCCATTCCCGGACCATTGTTTCCGCCAGCCATTGTAGTTAAAATTCCTTTAGTCATTGCGTGAAAAGATCcaatatataatacattattaaaatagttgCTAACAATGTGTTGTCCGAGAGAATATGATATTATGTCAACCCCGTCGTTGATGGCATCATCAAATGCTGTCATGATGTCGCTCGATAAGCAACCGGATGACCAACATACTTTATATACCGCGATTCGAGAAGAAGGGACTCCTCCTCGAGCTGTACCGTTAGAAAGACCATAGAAGCTTGTACTAACAAGGCCACCAGCTATAATTGATGCTACATGAGTTCCATGACCATCTGTGTCTCTAGGAGACTCAATATCATCTTTGTTGAAGTCTTTATCTTTATTGTAGTACCTTGCTCCGATTATTTTGCTACATGTAGAGGGTAATATCTaaccattatatttttttattaaactttatttactccttaaaaatatgataatcttAGAGtgacatttttttaacatttgaacatattataaataattaaagaaaaggttagtttttttaatttaattcaaataattcataaaaaacaaCATATCTTACTTATTGCAAGTGAAATTAGTTAGCCCTTCACAAGAACCCTTCCATTTACTTGGGGGTGGTCCAAACCCTTCATCTATAAAGCTATTCGATTCTGGCCATATTCCAGTATCCAGTACTCCAATAATAATATCGCTTTCAACCGTGTTTTGTCTTTTAACCGTTTGAGGAAATCCAATAAAATCCCAAGATCTTGTTGTAAGTATATGGTTGATTTTATTAGGAAAGACAGATATTACTCCTTTTGTTACTGAAAATTCATTACATTGATGAATGTAAATGacaactttataattttattgtagtgtttataaacaataatacaaataagaaaTAATCAACGAGCTTACATAATATCTTTTGAACTTCGTCATTTGTTAATAGAGCGACAAATGCATTGAAATTATTCTTATAACTGTAAATAAGTTTTGGCGAAGATTTGcttctcaaaaaaaataaataaaaaataatatcaaacatAAATTTGATCTAAATTATATTAAGGATAGATTGagataaaatcattatttaaaaaagtttatattattaatattattacctgtcaaaagttttttttagaaaattcaaGTGCAAGAGAGATGGAGAGATACCCGATGTTACTTTCAAGTGTCCCATATACACTATATATTCCTATATAAACATAATGCATatgtcaaaatataatatatatagagagggAGGGAGAGAGTTGGtaagatattattaatgaaaaattcaatatatataactgGTAAGATGCtatgaatgaaaataataaactttaacCACATATTTTATGAACTAGTTACTactaaaaataacaattacatTAGGTTCTACAATTTCTGAtcataattattctttttacaTAGATTTTTCCTAAATGGACACGTAGTTATCGTGAATAGGACGAAAATGATATGTGTTCACATATGAACTTTGTTCTGATATCACTCtgaacattaataaatataatttaatatataataacactaacatttttttttatatattttataatagttttgtgtttatattttataatgatataaatttataatatatattatacaattttttatttaaataatatagtataaATGATAACCCGCGATGATTTCTTAAAATACAAGGGGTCAAGAAGGgtagtaaaaaaattatgaattagaaCGAGACTGGAATGATAAATATTGTTCGCCCTAATCCATATATTGTATTATCATCTCTAATTAGTACATCGACATATAATGtgaatatgtataaaaaaaatatattctttattttatttgatatttgaaaGATATTCTAAAATAAGATCATATTAATTCGTTGAACTAATAAAATTaggtaaaataattatttatctaggatttcaaaatatttacttaTGAGTATGACAAACTCTTATTTTCTTactattgatgattactcttaTTTATTGGGATTATTATGTGTAGATCAAGCTTGAGAAATAGTgaatattaatacaaataatttctCAAGTAAATTTCAATGTGCCATATTCATTACTAAAAATTTGGTTCAAGATTTCCTATATTGTCATTATTGTgcccatattcttattaatggATTCCTAACCTATTCTATTAAAAACAACACATATAGTGCTTATAATTACTCCCAACATTGAAAAGATATAGTATTGTTTCAACtccaatatttaaaaaaatttaaatatatttaatttttatttaaaaccctttaaatctaaaaatttaaGTAGAAATCATATGGGTCATTCTAGCTTTCTAagtctaaaaaatatttacttttaatattaaatctattattactattttgaTATTGTTCCTAGTAATGCTACTTGTATACtatagtaatatatttattgacaattataattttatggtATTCATTTAATGGTAATactatttgatttatttagatgaaataaaaatattaaatgtaacccttataatgtaaataaaatagaatagataaaagaaatattaaaatgtgCCTTTGGTTCCAGCCCATAAGTGCATGTAAGAAAAATAATCACAAATGATCCAAGAAAACATGGAACACTTAAATTTCTTCTTGTATCCATCTTGGGAGATGTTTTTGTGTTAATTTAACTTGCAAGAGAGGTATTTATAAAACTCttattgaatattataattgttttacaataaacaaaaactTTAGCATTTTAAAgagatttcataaatataaatatgaactttactttgaaaaaataaacaatcttTCAAatagtctattttatttttttaccaatCCTATAGTTATAGTTGACAACACCTAACTAAAACCGGACCCAATCTTATCAAGGAGTTGAAGTTGAGCAATCCAAAAACTACCATTCtcatttttgtattaattttataatttatatatacacacaCATAGTTTTATTAGATCATCGCACCGCAGCATACAGTTCGTTCTGATAGAGTACACGAACCgggtttaaatttattttttttggaaaaataacttagcgtcatttcattaataattctcaaaaatgggaaaaaaatccacgagtttaagagatcattctagacaggcctagaatgattttgaagtcgtaacattctgagtaaaagctaaaaagctaaaaacgtaaatgaattatctgattacaatgctttcaattctagtgagtttaaaaaac
This is a stretch of genomic DNA from Impatiens glandulifera chromosome 4, dImpGla2.1, whole genome shotgun sequence. It encodes these proteins:
- the LOC124935242 gene encoding cucumisin-like, whose amino-acid sequence is MDIPYADNDADETDAALLIEFRNLSDEERRILDQLVQECLNEEEEDVIIQELEQALEINEEEVIIENVTEEAFKAHIEEDKTMSQTLNSREEERENFGNIFKILIELDNTLKKNTYETHIVNVNFSKFKKDLFNRQSELLDIERNFNDERHKKTLEEFSLVKNQMVEIQGCMRRNDNERQEFADSITRKFQAKEDAKANAEGSQPRPVQGESSRRNDGVSTGTRSSKSSPKLIYSYKNNFNAFVALLTNDEVQKILLTKGVISVFPNKINHILTTRSWDFIGFPQTVKRQNTVESDIIIGVLDTGIWPESNSFIDEGFGPPPSKWKGSCEGLTNFTCNNKIIGARYYNKDKDFNKDDIESPRDTDGHGTHVASIIAGGLVSTSFYGLSNGTARGGVPSSRIAVYKVCWSSGCLSSDIMTAFDDAINDGVDIISYSLGQHIVSNYFNNVLYIGSFHAMTKGILTTMAGGNNGPGMGTIGNISPWALTVAASRTDRKFITNLKLGDGTTLEGISVNTFDPNGFFPIVHAANVKRRGFCLPSFRFCRSKSLNPRLVKGKIIVYDELHTGEAALLAGAVGMVLIRENISSITANIYSLPTTLVGYEDGRQILNYINRTRKATANIMKSYEIVDEFAPYISPDSSRGPNTLTFGILKPDLSAPGDNILAAWTLANSPTNLKIDRRRVPYSIQSGTSMACPHVSAAAAYVKSFNPSWSPSAIKSALMTTAFTMSAMKTLEKEFGYGAGLINPIAAIDPGLVYDANKEDYIQFLCSLGYTNQQMHYLTGDNSTCTEFVKQYDWNLNMPSFCFLTLPLKSFKVTFLRKVTNVGLTSTTYNVKIDSSEKLKIHVFPDTISFTGVGQTQSFTVTVEGIIPPSTIVSASLSWVDVTHKVRSPIVIYTL